A single genomic interval of Aegicerativicinus sediminis harbors:
- a CDS encoding GLPGLI family protein: MKFLSSFFSLFLIFCLGTKISWAQDFQGQAVYFSKTTVDMPNFGGREMSEERRKQIMERMKSMFEKSYTLNFNRTESVYAEEEKLDAPGQGGGGWRMMGGAMSSGPQYKNVKENQLLIEQELFGKQFLITDSLAKYSWKMGTETKKIGEYTCFKATAEVAIDSSNIMNFRRRDSRNNSDNTASDSSSIEKEEPKTMTVTAWYSPQIPVSQGPAEYWGLPGLILELSTDRTTILCTKIILNPASKVKIEAPKRGEKVTKQEYAEIVKQKTEEMREMFRGRGGNRG, encoded by the coding sequence ATGAAATTCTTATCATCATTTTTTTCCTTATTTCTTATTTTCTGTTTAGGCACTAAAATTTCTTGGGCGCAAGACTTTCAAGGGCAGGCTGTCTATTTTTCTAAAACCACTGTAGATATGCCAAATTTTGGTGGCAGGGAAATGTCTGAGGAACGAAGGAAGCAAATTATGGAGCGCATGAAAAGCATGTTTGAAAAATCGTATACTTTGAATTTCAATCGGACTGAATCGGTTTATGCTGAAGAAGAGAAATTGGATGCTCCCGGTCAAGGTGGTGGCGGATGGCGAATGATGGGAGGGGCTATGTCATCTGGGCCTCAGTATAAAAATGTAAAAGAAAATCAACTTTTAATTGAGCAAGAGCTATTTGGCAAGCAGTTTTTAATAACGGATTCTTTAGCGAAATATAGCTGGAAAATGGGAACTGAGACCAAGAAAATTGGTGAATATACTTGTTTTAAAGCAACTGCTGAGGTTGCGATTGATTCTTCAAATATCATGAATTTTAGAAGACGTGATTCAAGAAATAATTCAGATAATACAGCTTCTGATAGTTCATCAATTGAGAAAGAGGAACCCAAAACAATGACAGTTACTGCTTGGTATTCTCCTCAAATACCAGTTTCTCAGGGGCCCGCTGAATATTGGGGTTTACCTGGACTTATTTTAGAATTAAGTACTGATAGAACCACCATTTTATGTACCAAGATAATCTTAAACCCTGCCAGTAAAGTTAAAATAGAAGCCCCTAAACGAGGTGAAAAAGTCACAAAACAGGAATATGCCGAAATCGTTAAGCAGAAAACTGAAGAAATGAGAGAAATGTTCAGAGGTAGAGGCGGAAACAGAGGCTAA